In Armatimonadota bacterium, a single genomic region encodes these proteins:
- a CDS encoding SRPBCC domain-containing protein yields the protein MKYEPFVLERTFKAPLALVWAAFSQAEHLGQWMSPKGMTPGRCTCDFREGGIYHYEILPPEGPGFWGRWIFREIVDQQLIVNHVSFSDEGCGITRHPMAHDWPIETLSRTKFTEVDGETHIRLEWSALGSDPIALKIFDDARPTMTEGWGGTMNKLDEYLEQVQA from the coding sequence ATGAAATACGAACCCTTTGTGCTGGAACGCACATTCAAAGCCCCCCTTGCCCTCGTTTGGGCCGCGTTTAGCCAAGCCGAGCATCTCGGTCAATGGATGTCACCGAAAGGGATGACCCCGGGCCGGTGTACTTGCGATTTTCGGGAAGGAGGGATCTATCACTACGAGATTCTTCCGCCTGAGGGACCTGGCTTCTGGGGCCGCTGGATCTTTCGAGAAATTGTCGACCAACAATTGATCGTCAACCACGTCTCATTCTCCGATGAGGGGTGTGGCATTACTCGACACCCGATGGCCCACGACTGGCCCATTGAGACACTCTCACGAACCAAGTTCACCGAGGTCGATGGAGAAACTCACATTCGTCTGGAGTGGTCAGCTTTAGGCTCGGATCCGATCGCCCTCAAAATCTTCGACGATGCTCGGCCAACTATGACTGAAGGCTGGGGTGGGACGATGAACAAGTTGGATGAGTACTTGGAGCAAGTTCAGGCATGA
- a CDS encoding ABC transporter permease, whose product MRKKPNQIIGVLVAWLLIYVFFAINKPQTFLSISNVELLLRQSTMIGIGAVGMTYVIVAGGIDLSAGSVIALSSVVGALTFNRTQSPLAAVFACALTGVFCGLLNGLLTSKLKAGPFIVTLGSMLAIRGIAKGLADEKTVSTGGEGWLFEFISKTKSWFVFPIGTWLWIFFLGLMAWAMIYTNYGRNVVAVGSNESAAKLCGIAVDRVKTGAYAVAGFFFGLAGLMSLSRTSLGDPTSANGDELRIIAAVVIGGASLSGGEGSVIGAAIGALIMATISMGGTQMGVANWKQEIFTGIIILAAVAIDRWRIARRQTT is encoded by the coding sequence ATGAGGAAAAAACCAAACCAGATCATCGGTGTGCTCGTAGCTTGGCTACTCATCTACGTCTTCTTCGCGATCAATAAGCCCCAGACGTTTCTGAGCATTTCCAATGTTGAGCTGCTGCTGAGGCAGTCGACAATGATCGGCATCGGAGCAGTGGGGATGACCTACGTCATCGTCGCCGGGGGCATTGATCTAAGCGCAGGGAGCGTCATTGCGTTGTCGTCAGTCGTTGGTGCGCTGACCTTCAATCGAACCCAAAGCCCTCTTGCCGCCGTGTTTGCATGTGCTTTGACAGGGGTGTTTTGCGGCCTTCTAAACGGGCTGCTGACTTCAAAGCTGAAGGCTGGGCCGTTCATCGTGACTCTTGGGTCGATGCTCGCGATTCGGGGCATCGCAAAGGGACTCGCGGACGAGAAAACCGTCTCCACCGGCGGCGAGGGCTGGTTGTTCGAGTTCATCTCTAAAACGAAGTCTTGGTTCGTGTTTCCAATTGGAACCTGGCTGTGGATCTTTTTTCTGGGCTTGATGGCGTGGGCGATGATCTACACCAATTACGGGCGCAACGTGGTTGCAGTGGGTTCCAATGAGAGTGCGGCCAAGCTCTGCGGGATTGCCGTAGATCGAGTCAAAACTGGGGCGTATGCAGTCGCTGGCTTCTTCTTCGGCCTTGCTGGTTTGATGTCACTCTCGCGAACCTCGCTCGGTGATCCAACCTCGGCAAACGGGGACGAACTCCGGATTATCGCGGCGGTTGTGATCGGTGGAGCTTCCCTCTCCGGCGGAGAAGGAAGCGTGATCGGAGCCGCCATCGGCGCGCTCATCATGGCAACCATCAGCATGGGCGGAACCCAGATGGGCGTCGCCAACTGGAAGCAAGAGATCTTCACTGGCATCATCATCCTCGCCGCCGTCGCCATCGACCGCTGGCGCATCGCGCGTCGGCAAACGACCTAG
- the ftsY gene encoding signal recognition particle-docking protein FtsY: MFKRLMERVDRMLGRGVIDDEFYEELEEALLQADTHIQVVGEILDQLRQTIRDEKVTAPEAIKDRLQRFIADRFRVQDEAGLAVADEGPTVYLFVGVNGVGKTTTIAKLAYLLKTKYQAKVLLAAGDTFRAAAIEQLDTWATRIGCDIVKSQPGADSATVLFDAITAAKARGAEFVLCDTAGRQHSKANLMAELEKVRKVTQKALGHNPDEVLLILDANTGQNAIRQAEEFTKAAGITGLILTKLDGTAKGGALIGINERLRIPIKFIGVGEKVTDLKDFIPDQFAAQIFD, encoded by the coding sequence ATGTTCAAGCGGTTGATGGAGCGAGTTGATCGAATGCTCGGGCGGGGCGTGATCGACGACGAGTTCTACGAGGAGCTTGAAGAGGCTCTGCTTCAGGCCGATACCCATATCCAGGTCGTCGGTGAGATTCTCGATCAGTTGCGGCAGACCATTCGTGACGAGAAGGTCACTGCGCCGGAGGCGATCAAGGATAGATTGCAAAGGTTTATTGCCGACCGGTTTAGGGTTCAGGATGAAGCTGGTCTGGCCGTCGCGGATGAGGGGCCGACGGTGTATCTGTTTGTCGGCGTAAACGGAGTCGGCAAGACAACTACGATTGCTAAGTTGGCTTACTTGCTCAAGACGAAGTACCAGGCGAAGGTTCTGCTTGCGGCGGGCGACACGTTCCGTGCGGCGGCAATCGAACAGCTAGACACCTGGGCGACTCGAATCGGCTGCGACATCGTCAAGTCTCAACCCGGAGCCGATTCCGCGACGGTCTTGTTTGACGCGATTACGGCGGCAAAAGCGCGCGGTGCGGAGTTTGTTCTCTGCGACACCGCAGGTCGCCAGCACAGCAAGGCGAACCTGATGGCCGAACTCGAGAAGGTTCGTAAAGTCACCCAAAAGGCCCTCGGCCACAACCCGGATGAGGTGCTTCTGATTCTTGATGCGAACACTGGTCAGAACGCGATTCGGCAGGCCGAAGAGTTCACAAAGGCCGCCGGGATTACCGGCCTGATTCTGACGAAACTCGACGGAACCGCAAAGGGTGGCGCGCTAATCGGAATCAATGAGCGACTTCGCATCCCAATAAAATTCATCGGAGTTGGTGAAAAGGTCACAGACCTAAAGGATTTCATTCCGGATCAATTCGCCGCCCAGATCTTTGACTAA
- a CDS encoding DUF2339 domain-containing protein, translated as MDSESRIARLEQSLEELRERFVALEALLTPPALPPIDRPGFVAQPPVVETSQLSPSLLPPVVTDLEPIVSETLTPSPLQTYIAANRVREDAEPVRTQPPKVDHDDLEYKLGINGLLRGGALVVLAAFLFLAAVMISRGYVTPQVQFAGEILLCFGFAAIGFWKRDEREEFGQLMVGLGSAGLYASFAGAHLYKHLFEGEVLVGLYVLLSFLNLGYAHLRASKSFLAIGVLGGFAAAMMPMKESKVILDICLHFLILVPAAVITLKNRWYVVGVAVWVVSSFALVPILGSDAALVVRMGALYVNTAAGLYVCGKLFEPNEFDRHGLLLTAMVCVTGIIGFSVAGHATPPLHVLVFALMSGGVGALLPAEGKSRMGIWLGSLLVAAVLFPMGLKPLQAAFLYSVEGILLGIIAIRRLSNVAFWVGLMVFGLSLAAYAVKLDSQSTLRLWAELLLLASFAVNVFVSAHFALKKFDRDTGDLALFLGSLGLLAVFLRTTVLTVPGTGTGLKWAESAMLGLAAWSIASTVVASRVRRLGLVISAGVAGVIAADFALIREPSTSPQWLTVALLFSTALNATLAITAGAKHLAGSYPKGVRIAYGALISVIFIRLLQVVGHHKVGAFSEETIVYFGFGVLNAVWTVLALRFRRSETLVLAGTAWLCCAAVAVGVQSSPVLSWLRPSLQITSLLSLGILFWITPRKEADEGGITSFASFFGLVLSSLLLTEFLVRPGIGMNRVSAISASWVVYALFLLVVGFRAERRYLRYSGLAVFGLTVGKVVLIDLSELDSMIRVGILLLLGLGMIGTGYWYILWDRKRRSTEQEKPE; from the coding sequence ATGGATTCAGAGAGTCGGATCGCCCGGTTGGAACAGAGCTTGGAGGAACTGCGCGAACGCTTTGTCGCTCTGGAAGCTCTTCTGACGCCGCCCGCGCTGCCTCCGATTGATCGTCCTGGGTTCGTGGCCCAGCCACCCGTTGTTGAAACTTCGCAATTGAGTCCCTCGCTTCTGCCTCCCGTGGTGACCGATCTGGAGCCAATCGTTTCTGAGACGCTGACCCCATCGCCGCTGCAAACTTACATTGCCGCCAACCGAGTTCGAGAAGATGCAGAACCGGTGAGGACACAACCTCCCAAGGTTGATCATGACGACTTGGAATACAAACTGGGGATCAACGGGCTATTGCGAGGCGGCGCACTGGTTGTTCTCGCCGCATTTCTCTTTCTAGCTGCCGTCATGATTTCACGGGGCTACGTGACCCCGCAGGTTCAATTTGCCGGAGAAATTCTGCTTTGCTTTGGATTCGCGGCAATCGGCTTCTGGAAACGCGACGAGCGAGAAGAGTTTGGGCAGCTCATGGTTGGTTTGGGTTCAGCAGGGCTGTATGCCAGCTTCGCCGGAGCCCATCTGTACAAGCATCTGTTTGAAGGCGAGGTCCTGGTGGGGCTTTACGTTTTGCTCAGCTTTTTGAACCTTGGCTATGCACATTTGCGGGCTTCCAAGTCATTTTTGGCGATCGGAGTACTGGGCGGCTTTGCGGCGGCAATGATGCCGATGAAGGAATCCAAAGTCATTTTGGACATCTGCCTGCACTTTCTGATCCTGGTGCCTGCCGCAGTGATTACCCTGAAGAATCGCTGGTACGTGGTCGGAGTGGCGGTCTGGGTTGTTTCTTCGTTCGCTCTGGTTCCGATCCTCGGGTCTGATGCGGCGCTGGTTGTCCGTATGGGAGCCCTGTACGTGAACACGGCGGCCGGATTGTACGTTTGCGGAAAGCTCTTTGAACCCAACGAATTCGACCGTCATGGATTGCTTCTAACCGCGATGGTGTGCGTTACGGGCATCATCGGATTCTCGGTAGCGGGTCATGCGACGCCCCCTTTGCACGTTTTGGTTTTCGCCTTGATGAGCGGTGGTGTCGGAGCACTGTTGCCGGCCGAGGGCAAGTCTCGGATGGGTATCTGGCTTGGCTCACTTCTCGTTGCGGCTGTGCTGTTCCCGATGGGCTTAAAGCCATTGCAAGCGGCGTTTTTGTACTCTGTAGAGGGGATCCTGTTGGGGATTATTGCGATTCGCCGGTTATCGAACGTTGCATTTTGGGTTGGCCTGATGGTGTTCGGATTATCGCTCGCTGCTTACGCGGTGAAGCTCGATTCCCAGTCGACGCTCCGGTTATGGGCCGAACTGCTGCTGCTTGCTTCCTTTGCGGTCAACGTCTTTGTTAGTGCTCACTTTGCGCTCAAGAAGTTCGACCGGGATACCGGCGACTTAGCTCTGTTCTTGGGATCTCTCGGTCTTCTCGCCGTTTTCCTGCGGACGACGGTTTTGACTGTTCCGGGGACGGGAACCGGACTCAAGTGGGCAGAGAGTGCGATGCTGGGACTCGCGGCTTGGAGCATTGCCTCGACGGTTGTTGCCTCTCGCGTTCGGCGACTGGGGCTCGTGATTTCTGCTGGCGTAGCCGGAGTGATCGCTGCCGACTTTGCCCTGATCCGCGAGCCGTCGACTTCACCGCAATGGCTCACCGTTGCGTTGCTGTTTTCTACTGCGCTAAATGCGACGCTTGCGATTACTGCCGGGGCGAAACACTTAGCAGGAAGCTACCCAAAAGGTGTTCGGATCGCCTATGGAGCGTTGATCTCGGTCATCTTCATTCGCTTACTGCAAGTGGTCGGACATCACAAAGTCGGGGCGTTCAGCGAAGAAACAATTGTCTATTTTGGATTCGGCGTTTTGAATGCGGTTTGGACGGTTCTGGCACTGCGCTTCCGCCGTTCGGAGACTCTGGTGCTCGCAGGAACGGCATGGCTCTGTTGCGCGGCGGTTGCGGTCGGAGTCCAGTCCAGTCCAGTCCTTTCGTGGCTCCGACCATCGTTGCAGATCACGTCTTTGCTGAGCCTGGGGATTCTGTTCTGGATCACACCTCGAAAAGAGGCGGACGAAGGGGGGATCACGTCTTTCGCATCCTTCTTCGGCTTGGTCTTGTCCTCTTTGCTGCTCACGGAGTTCTTGGTTAGGCCTGGTATTGGGATGAACCGTGTTTCGGCGATCTCGGCGAGTTGGGTGGTTTACGCATTATTCTTGCTCGTGGTCGGGTTCCGGGCGGAACGTCGATATTTGCGTTATAGCGGGCTGGCGGTGTTTGGGTTGACAGTTGGCAAGGTTGTTCTAATCGACTTGTCAGAGTTGGACTCGATGATTCGGGTGGGGATTCTTCTTCTGCTTGGGCTGGGAATGATCGGCACTGGCTACTGGTACATCCTTTGGGATCGAAAGCGCCGTTCGACCGAGCAAGAAAAGCCTGAGTAA
- a CDS encoding SRPBCC domain-containing protein codes for MSYTPQPSVTVERVFAAPKSLVWDAMTQGEHLGRWFAAPCMQPGPNTMDFREGGVFHFSMIGDGGFKIWGRWLFRQIREHSFYTHHHSSSDEGGGVIHHPMAPDWPLEFLTRTEFDEVEGGTRVRLSWTALGSDTNALKLFEEGIPSMEQGWSGTFDYLETFLEGTRNV; via the coding sequence ATGAGCTACACTCCACAACCATCGGTCACGGTAGAACGGGTGTTTGCTGCTCCTAAGTCTTTAGTTTGGGATGCGATGACACAGGGTGAACATCTTGGACGCTGGTTCGCTGCACCATGTATGCAACCTGGTCCCAATACGATGGACTTTCGGGAAGGTGGAGTTTTCCACTTCTCGATGATCGGCGATGGCGGCTTCAAGATTTGGGGGAGGTGGCTCTTCCGACAGATTCGAGAACACTCGTTTTATACTCATCACCATTCTTCGTCAGACGAAGGTGGAGGGGTGATTCACCATCCAATGGCGCCAGATTGGCCACTCGAGTTTTTGACACGCACAGAGTTCGATGAGGTTGAGGGAGGAACTCGAGTTCGGCTGTCCTGGACGGCCTTGGGGTCGGACACCAATGCGCTAAAGCTGTTCGAGGAGGGCATTCCATCGATGGAGCAAGGCTGGAGCGGAACATTTGACTACTTGGAGACTTTTTTGGAGGGAACCCGAAATGTCTGA
- a CDS encoding substrate-binding domain-containing protein — protein MLKQLIATVVLGCLLIGCGSSSGSAGESGTSSAAAAPSSTKPGAGLKIAFIPKGSLHEFWKTMQAGAEKAAAETGVELVWKAPVKEDDRAEQVKVVENFTNEKVSGIVLCPLDKDALAAPAKEAVEAGIPVLVVDSAISGMKPSSFIATDNYGAGKTSAQEMAKALGGKGKVIILRYQEGSASTMDREAGFIDGATAAGLEVVSKEQYGGATRETAQTASENLIQRFKSGEKLSIDGVFAPNESTTFGMMRALDGAGLLGSVKLVGFDSSKELIEAVKSGKITGLLLQDPFKMGYLGVTKMVAKLKGEKIEDKIDSGAVFVTKDNLESEAVKNVLPK, from the coding sequence ATGCTCAAGCAGCTTATCGCCACCGTTGTCCTTGGTTGCCTACTGATCGGATGTGGGTCGTCCTCCGGCTCGGCTGGAGAGTCAGGAACATCTAGCGCCGCCGCCGCGCCAAGCTCGACCAAGCCCGGAGCTGGTCTCAAGATCGCCTTCATTCCCAAAGGCTCTCTCCACGAGTTTTGGAAGACAATGCAGGCAGGCGCTGAAAAGGCTGCGGCAGAAACTGGAGTCGAGCTCGTTTGGAAAGCTCCCGTGAAAGAAGACGACCGGGCTGAACAGGTGAAAGTCGTTGAGAACTTCACAAATGAGAAAGTCAGCGGCATCGTTCTTTGCCCGCTCGACAAGGACGCTCTGGCGGCACCTGCAAAAGAAGCCGTCGAAGCGGGAATTCCGGTTCTTGTTGTTGATAGCGCAATCAGCGGAATGAAGCCTTCCTCGTTCATCGCAACCGACAACTACGGCGCCGGAAAGACCTCTGCACAAGAGATGGCAAAGGCTCTCGGTGGCAAGGGCAAAGTGATTATTCTTCGCTACCAAGAAGGTTCCGCCAGCACAATGGATCGCGAGGCGGGCTTTATCGACGGAGCGACTGCGGCTGGACTCGAAGTTGTGAGCAAAGAACAGTACGGCGGAGCAACCCGAGAGACCGCTCAGACGGCGTCTGAGAACCTGATCCAACGGTTCAAGTCAGGCGAAAAGTTGAGTATTGATGGAGTGTTTGCGCCCAACGAGTCGACTACGTTTGGAATGATGCGGGCTCTCGATGGAGCCGGTTTGCTGGGTTCGGTCAAGCTCGTCGGTTTCGACTCATCGAAGGAGTTGATTGAGGCGGTAAAGAGCGGAAAGATCACGGGCCTCCTTCTCCAAGATCCATTCAAGATGGGCTACCTCGGGGTGACCAAGATGGTTGCCAAGCTGAAGGGCGAAAAGATTGAAGACAAGATCGACTCCGGCGCGGTTTTCGTCACCAAGGACAACTTGGAGTCCGAAGCCGTCAAGAACGTTCTTCCAAAGTAG
- a CDS encoding metalloregulator ArsR/SmtB family transcription factor — MASDKLSLVFSALADPTRRAILAALALGPMPVGEIAKPFAMSEPAVIKHLKVLEKAGLVETDRKGQMRPRTLNPQPLAEANSWVEQYRQHWEASFDRLDAYLQELQAGEQE; from the coding sequence ATGGCATCCGACAAACTCAGCCTCGTTTTCTCTGCCCTCGCCGATCCAACTCGGCGAGCGATTCTTGCTGCGCTGGCCCTTGGGCCGATGCCAGTGGGCGAGATTGCGAAGCCGTTTGCGATGTCTGAGCCAGCGGTCATTAAGCACCTGAAAGTGCTCGAGAAAGCAGGCCTCGTTGAGACCGACAGGAAGGGACAAATGCGACCCCGAACCCTCAACCCTCAGCCTCTTGCCGAGGCAAACAGTTGGGTCGAACAGTATCGCCAACATTGGGAGGCCAGCTTTGATCGGTTGGACGCCTACTTACAAGAACTTCAAGCTGGAGAACAAGAATGA
- a CDS encoding M20/M25/M40 family metallo-hydrolase has protein sequence MRSRLAVPLLTCSLAFVANAQFRPGLAEVPSLLKTGFESISPKDGKEFLGYLAGPECEGRGTGEPGFEKAANYVAAHFKKLGLKSVMPDGSYFQYNDFWRVRTDPKSLAITIGGKSVAAGDIGVQQSGKLDKNAEAVLLVLGKETPEKLDDTVAAQLKGKIVFVVGTVNRGVRSALIDAEATITVVEKVTAPGWTGRASDPGTGGGNGRLTVRREALSNAIGQAIYQPKAIPAMVTELGRVSLKAAVQSEKIKVMNVVAKLEGSDPKLKEEYIGIGGHLDHLGNRNGTIYWGADDDGSGTTGVMQVAKALATNPVKPKRSVLFMAFYGEEMGLLGSAYLANNSPVNLDNMVAELQMDMIGRDSYGAQNGDQKRIDKVEENADTMRLVGSKRISTELDRLLLEANNAVGFKFKYDAEDVYTRSDHYNFARKGIPIAFFFCGFTPDYHQPTDTVDKINFDKIANTAKLVYLTTHALGDYKGRLPKDVKN, from the coding sequence ATGCGCTCGCGTCTCGCAGTTCCGTTGTTAACATGCTCCTTGGCCTTCGTCGCCAATGCACAGTTCAGGCCTGGTCTGGCCGAGGTTCCTTCTCTTCTAAAAACTGGCTTTGAATCAATCTCACCCAAAGACGGGAAAGAGTTTCTGGGCTATCTTGCGGGACCCGAGTGCGAGGGACGGGGAACCGGAGAGCCCGGCTTCGAGAAAGCTGCCAATTATGTCGCAGCTCACTTTAAGAAGCTCGGCCTCAAGTCTGTCATGCCCGACGGAAGCTACTTCCAGTACAACGACTTCTGGCGCGTTCGCACAGACCCGAAGAGCCTCGCAATCACAATCGGTGGCAAATCCGTCGCCGCTGGTGACATCGGTGTCCAGCAAAGCGGAAAGCTCGACAAAAACGCTGAAGCCGTCCTTCTGGTCCTCGGAAAAGAGACTCCTGAGAAACTTGACGACACGGTAGCGGCTCAACTGAAAGGCAAAATCGTCTTTGTCGTCGGTACCGTCAATCGAGGAGTCCGTTCTGCGCTCATCGACGCCGAGGCAACGATCACGGTTGTTGAGAAAGTCACCGCTCCGGGGTGGACGGGGCGAGCCTCCGACCCTGGAACTGGCGGTGGTAACGGCAGGTTAACGGTGCGACGCGAGGCACTCTCGAACGCCATTGGCCAAGCGATCTACCAGCCAAAGGCGATCCCCGCGATGGTGACCGAACTCGGAAGAGTCTCGTTGAAAGCAGCGGTTCAGAGCGAAAAGATCAAGGTGATGAACGTGGTTGCCAAGCTTGAAGGCTCCGACCCTAAACTGAAAGAAGAGTACATCGGAATCGGCGGTCACCTCGACCACCTTGGTAATCGGAATGGCACCATTTACTGGGGTGCTGACGACGACGGCTCTGGCACTACCGGCGTCATGCAAGTTGCCAAGGCGCTTGCCACCAACCCGGTTAAGCCGAAGCGAAGTGTGCTGTTCATGGCGTTCTACGGCGAAGAAATGGGCCTCCTCGGCTCTGCCTATTTGGCTAATAATTCGCCCGTAAACTTGGACAATATGGTTGCTGAGCTCCAGATGGACATGATCGGTCGCGACAGCTACGGGGCTCAAAATGGTGATCAGAAGCGTATCGATAAGGTGGAAGAGAACGCCGACACGATGCGCCTCGTCGGCTCCAAGCGAATCTCGACTGAACTAGATCGGCTCCTTTTGGAAGCAAACAACGCGGTCGGGTTCAAGTTCAAGTACGACGCAGAGGACGTCTATACGCGAAGCGACCACTACAACTTCGCTCGAAAAGGGATCCCCATCGCCTTCTTCTTCTGCGGCTTCACCCCGGACTACCACCAGCCGACCGATACCGTCGACAAGATCAACTTCGACAAGATCGCAAACACCGCCAAGCTGGTTTATCTGACGACCCACGCTTTGGGGGACTATAAGGGCCGCTTGCCGAAAGACGTCAAGAACTAA
- a CDS encoding VOC family protein produces MNLGWLDVCLRVASVVRSREFYAGLGFQRVEGDDAEGWAVVVNGEARLGLFEPHFMGDQRMMLNFRGGDVLANYKELESKGFEFVEPAKAGNNGGGSAKLVDPDGNHIFLDTAPGETKKMPD; encoded by the coding sequence ATGAATCTCGGCTGGCTAGACGTTTGCCTTCGAGTGGCTAGCGTCGTCCGCTCGCGCGAGTTCTACGCGGGGCTAGGCTTTCAGCGGGTGGAAGGCGATGATGCCGAAGGGTGGGCGGTAGTTGTCAACGGCGAGGCGAGGCTGGGACTCTTTGAGCCGCATTTTATGGGCGATCAGCGGATGATGCTTAACTTTAGGGGCGGCGACGTGCTGGCAAACTATAAAGAATTGGAATCTAAGGGTTTCGAATTTGTCGAACCAGCGAAGGCTGGCAACAACGGCGGGGGCTCAGCGAAGCTTGTCGACCCGGACGGAAACCACATTTTCCTCGACACCGCTCCAGGCGAAACAAAAAAGATGCCGGACTAG
- a CDS encoding histidine triad nucleotide-binding protein gives MATLFTKIINGEIPANIVYQDDYVVAFRDITPVAPTHILIVPRAEIPGMATLPEEGDHLHILNAAKRIAEQEGLTAGYRLVINQGEDAGQTVPHLHAHLIGGRKLSWPPG, from the coding sequence ATGGCAACCCTTTTTACCAAGATCATCAACGGCGAAATCCCCGCCAATATCGTCTACCAGGACGACTATGTTGTTGCTTTTCGCGATATCACTCCGGTTGCTCCAACTCACATCTTGATCGTTCCAAGGGCGGAGATTCCTGGGATGGCTACTCTGCCCGAGGAAGGTGATCACCTTCACATCCTCAACGCCGCCAAAAGGATCGCGGAGCAGGAAGGACTCACTGCTGGCTATCGCTTGGTCATCAACCAGGGCGAAGATGCGGGGCAGACTGTCCCACATCTTCATGCTCACCTGATTGGCGGTCGGAAGCTCTCCTGGCCTCCTGGCTAA
- a CDS encoding sugar ABC transporter ATP-binding protein translates to MLRVEGLSKAFGSTQAVDQVSFEAKPGRVLAVIGENGSGKSTLMRLLAGETQPDAGLTGVEQRDVHLVHQELLLCPHLTAAENLFLGSAQGIRFSPRKLQAKAQGILDNLGFPEVQAAEITSNLPISQRQVIEIARALVKNSPVILLDEPTSSLTEADKLKFYELVRRLKSADKTVVFISHFLEEVRAISDDCVILRDGQVVASGLLGEFSDQDIVRHMVGREVNDLFPRSERSPGEVVLKVENLTGEANKPYEVSFELREGEILGLAGLNGAGKTELLRTVFGLQRMISGSSSGLGQWRQGVGFVSEDRKLDGVTLPLSIAENITMPTRNRFLSKPKQVLAQGAEWISTVGVAAGAPAQTVGSLSGGNQQKVAFARLLHSNCRLLLLDEPTRGVDVGSKAEIYRLIDEAARGGAAILLASSYLPELLGVCDRIGVMNRGRLVGIYDAKATSSEELVAECVR, encoded by the coding sequence ATGCTTCGAGTCGAGGGTCTCAGTAAGGCGTTCGGCTCAACTCAGGCCGTCGACCAGGTTTCGTTTGAAGCGAAACCTGGTCGCGTTTTGGCTGTTATTGGTGAGAATGGTAGTGGCAAGAGCACGTTGATGCGGCTCCTGGCGGGTGAGACCCAACCTGATGCGGGACTCACCGGCGTTGAGCAACGTGATGTCCATCTTGTACACCAAGAGCTGTTGCTCTGCCCCCATCTGACGGCGGCAGAGAATCTCTTTTTAGGCTCGGCTCAGGGCATTCGCTTTTCACCTAGAAAACTTCAAGCAAAAGCGCAGGGGATCCTAGACAACCTCGGATTTCCCGAAGTGCAAGCTGCAGAGATTACGAGCAATCTGCCGATCTCGCAACGTCAAGTGATCGAAATTGCGCGCGCTCTGGTCAAAAACAGCCCGGTCATCCTTTTGGACGAGCCCACAAGTAGCCTCACAGAGGCCGATAAGCTTAAGTTCTACGAGCTTGTCCGCCGCCTGAAAAGTGCAGACAAGACGGTTGTGTTCATCTCCCATTTCCTCGAGGAAGTGCGAGCCATTTCGGATGACTGCGTGATTCTTCGTGATGGTCAAGTCGTTGCCTCCGGGCTGCTGGGTGAGTTTTCGGATCAAGACATTGTTCGTCATATGGTCGGTCGTGAGGTCAACGATCTGTTCCCGAGGTCGGAGCGAAGTCCAGGTGAGGTCGTGCTCAAAGTTGAAAACCTCACTGGAGAGGCGAACAAGCCTTATGAAGTTTCCTTTGAACTTCGGGAAGGTGAAATCCTTGGCCTCGCAGGCTTGAATGGGGCGGGGAAGACTGAACTGCTGAGAACAGTTTTCGGCTTGCAACGAATGATTTCGGGTTCGAGTAGCGGTCTAGGACAATGGCGGCAGGGAGTAGGTTTTGTCAGCGAGGATCGCAAACTAGACGGCGTTACCTTGCCGCTCAGCATCGCGGAGAATATCACGATGCCCACCCGTAACCGTTTCCTGAGCAAGCCGAAGCAAGTTTTGGCGCAAGGTGCAGAGTGGATTTCGACAGTTGGAGTGGCGGCCGGTGCCCCTGCCCAGACCGTCGGTAGCCTCAGCGGTGGTAATCAGCAGAAAGTGGCCTTCGCTCGGTTGCTCCATTCGAATTGCCGATTGCTCTTGCTGGATGAGCCCACGCGAGGGGTTGATGTCGGCAGTAAGGCCGAAATCTACCGGCTTATTGATGAAGCAGCAAGGGGTGGGGCGGCGATATTGTTGGCCAGCTCTTACCTCCCAGAACTTTTGGGAGTTTGTGACAGAATAGGCGTCATGAATCGGGGGCGGCTGGTGGGAATTTATGACGCCAAGGCGACATCCTCCGAAGAGCTCGTCGCGGAGTGTGTTCGATGA